The following are encoded in a window of Brevibacillus sp. DP1.3A genomic DNA:
- a CDS encoding Ig-like domain-containing protein — protein sequence MFWKKTMLLFLAVLLLVGTGNAGVGLAADEISRLVLSKNEVTLENGDSTKLTATAIYVSGKTEDVTVKTEWTTQNADVASVYAGQITAKSVGKSTITATYMGKPVVVGVNVTKKVKALTTEDQTLNVRIGSTENVKLTAVYSDGTTEDVTTQADWSIDNPAIATVVNGAIKGLNSGTGTVTAKFGSQTTTISVNVEIAHRLEPNKNQVSLLLNGEETIKLKAIFPDGSVTEDVSDKAEWSSDNTAVADALKGTIKAYGAGTATITAKYGTKTATIKVDVDTTQKLELNKQNIFMNVGKEEAIELKATYANGGGSTVVNDKAEWSSDREDVAYYSNGKIHAVKSGEAVITAKYGNKSVQVRVDVEVPRSLYIVPAFLTMKSGSTKDVIVNASYANGTSEDITSKVEWSSDNADVVFASGKTVSAYKAGTANVTAKYGGKTATLVVDVDVPQNLTADITTVAIPVGGAKQVKVTASYPDGSTPAEDVTQKVVWSSSAPNVASVRQGLITGVSTGAATVTATYGTRTVNISVSVGVMQTLTVDKKKIVLGKGKSETVKLTAAYADGTNKDVTDTATWSTASAAVAEVMNGKITATGAGKTTVTGTFEGKSVSIAVEVDQATNLSVDPRMMILNVSESKDIKLSATDSAGNSDNVTNDAEWSSSSLKVADVVNGRVTGLSNGRATITAKYGGKSISIPVEVGIVTKLEANKRFVSTKSNSNVQVTLTATFSDGRTMDVTNLADWKTSNYKVADVTKGLVSGRAYGKTTVTARYNDKSVSIPVDVDMLKYLKTDVVQLVMSKGEVKKVSAIATYMDGSEQDVSKPALWTTSRLLVADVKDGVIKATGSGKATIYVQYGGKKTPIVVTVR from the coding sequence ATGTTCTGGAAAAAAACGATGCTCTTGTTTCTGGCCGTCCTGCTATTAGTGGGGACTGGAAACGCAGGGGTAGGATTGGCTGCCGATGAAATCAGCCGACTCGTTCTGTCCAAGAACGAGGTAACATTGGAAAATGGAGACTCTACCAAGCTGACGGCTACCGCTATTTATGTGAGCGGAAAAACGGAAGACGTCACCGTCAAGACAGAATGGACCACGCAAAATGCGGATGTAGCCTCTGTATATGCGGGGCAGATTACAGCCAAATCGGTAGGGAAATCTACCATTACAGCTACTTACATGGGTAAGCCTGTCGTAGTGGGTGTGAATGTAACCAAAAAGGTAAAGGCACTGACAACAGAAGATCAAACGTTGAACGTGAGAATTGGCAGCACGGAAAATGTAAAGCTGACAGCTGTATACAGCGATGGGACAACAGAAGATGTAACGACCCAAGCAGACTGGTCCATCGATAATCCGGCGATTGCGACTGTAGTCAATGGTGCAATCAAAGGTTTGAATTCAGGAACGGGTACCGTGACAGCGAAGTTTGGCAGCCAGACGACGACGATCTCTGTAAACGTCGAGATCGCCCACAGATTGGAGCCAAACAAAAACCAGGTTTCACTCTTGCTGAACGGCGAAGAAACAATCAAGCTCAAGGCCATTTTCCCGGATGGAAGTGTAACGGAAGACGTCTCGGACAAGGCTGAATGGTCTTCAGACAATACCGCTGTAGCTGATGCGCTCAAAGGCACGATTAAGGCATATGGCGCGGGTACAGCAACCATTACGGCGAAGTATGGAACAAAAACAGCGACGATCAAAGTCGATGTGGATACAACGCAAAAGCTGGAACTCAACAAGCAAAACATTTTCATGAATGTGGGCAAGGAAGAAGCCATCGAGCTGAAAGCAACTTATGCCAATGGCGGCGGTTCCACAGTGGTGAACGATAAGGCCGAATGGTCCTCCGATCGCGAGGACGTTGCGTATTACAGCAACGGGAAAATCCATGCGGTGAAGTCCGGTGAAGCAGTTATTACTGCGAAATACGGAAACAAATCCGTTCAGGTACGCGTAGATGTAGAAGTACCTCGTTCCTTGTATATCGTTCCAGCTTTCCTGACGATGAAAAGCGGATCGACGAAAGACGTAATTGTAAACGCGTCCTACGCAAACGGAACAAGTGAAGATATCACTTCAAAAGTAGAGTGGTCTTCGGATAATGCAGATGTCGTATTTGCAAGCGGCAAGACCGTATCCGCCTACAAGGCTGGAACGGCGAATGTAACCGCGAAATACGGCGGAAAAACAGCAACACTGGTTGTCGATGTAGATGTACCGCAAAACTTGACCGCAGATATCACGACAGTAGCGATCCCAGTGGGTGGAGCGAAGCAAGTGAAAGTAACGGCTTCTTATCCAGATGGAAGCACTCCTGCTGAAGATGTCACTCAAAAAGTCGTTTGGTCATCCAGTGCTCCGAACGTAGCAAGCGTGCGTCAAGGCTTGATCACTGGTGTGTCAACAGGTGCAGCGACCGTAACTGCTACATATGGAACACGCACAGTGAACATTTCCGTATCGGTTGGTGTCATGCAGACATTGACGGTAGACAAGAAAAAGATCGTGCTTGGCAAAGGCAAGTCCGAAACCGTTAAGCTGACTGCAGCTTACGCAGATGGAACGAACAAGGATGTAACAGATACAGCGACATGGAGCACGGCTTCTGCTGCTGTAGCAGAAGTAATGAACGGGAAGATCACCGCGACAGGAGCAGGGAAAACGACCGTAACAGGTACCTTCGAAGGCAAGTCGGTTTCGATTGCAGTAGAAGTAGACCAAGCGACTAATCTCTCTGTTGATCCTCGCATGATGATCCTGAACGTTAGTGAATCAAAAGATATCAAGCTGAGCGCAACAGACTCCGCTGGCAATTCGGACAATGTGACCAACGATGCAGAATGGTCCTCGTCCTCGCTGAAAGTAGCGGATGTGGTAAACGGCCGCGTAACAGGTCTCTCAAACGGACGTGCGACGATCACCGCGAAATACGGCGGCAAATCGATCAGCATCCCGGTAGAAGTCGGAATCGTGACCAAGCTGGAAGCAAACAAGCGCTTTGTATCTACAAAGTCGAACAGCAACGTACAAGTAACCTTGACAGCTACCTTCTCCGATGGCCGCACCATGGATGTTACCAATTTGGCTGACTGGAAGACGAGCAACTACAAGGTAGCAGACGTAACCAAAGGCCTCGTTTCAGGACGTGCCTACGGCAAAACGACGGTTACAGCGAGATACAACGACAAGAGCGTATCCATTCCAGTCGATGTTGATATGTTGAAATACTTGAAGACAGATGTCGTCCAGCTCGTGATGAGCAAAGGCGAAGTGAAGAAAGTGAGCGCCATCGCGACGTACATGGATGGCTCTGAGCAAGATGTCAGTAAGCCAGCTCTCTGGACCACTTCTCGCCTGTTGGTAGCCGATGTGAAAGACGGTGTGATCAAGGCGACAGGGTCGGGTAAAGCGACGATTTATGTGCAGTATGGTGGGAAGAAGACACCGATTGTGGTGACGGTGAGATAG
- a CDS encoding LytS/YhcK type 5TM receptor domain-containing protein, whose protein sequence is MTITMLLGLLENISVIAVIALIIGQLDYFRNIMYGKNNWMRIVILSTLFGFLSVIGTENGLRVDDALANTRIVGAVAGGLIGGPVVGFFAGLIGGIHRYSIGGFTAFACAISTVMNGYFAGIVSTKMNMLSLKWQHIVLIGITAELIQKVLVLLMAKPFSAALELEVKIAIPTTIMTIAGLLLFTRVFQNLKMMQDQSGALGANLALSIASQTLPHLRTGLNEHSAKKTAEIIREIARVDAVAITDREKLLSAKGHELENHLQKETLCTQVAEAVLTHTTGVWCDKDFALPRPPRLKSISAAPLYHQNQKIGTLQFYYKTSSSKTSQTNEKLVDGLAKLLSVQIELAEIEHQAKLRKQAEVSALQAQIHPHFLFNTLGTIMSYCRTDPDQARNLIGHLSDIFRRNLKSKGNHHSLQEELDGIKSYLEIEKVRFSNRLKVNMEIDESLRERKLPVLTLQPIVENAIHHGLSPKVSDCLLTIRVEPYNQEVKISIEDNGVGISEERLDEIWNSQSKGIGLVNVHSRLRSIYGKKYGLTIQSKPGLGTVVSFVAPLSAFEKEVHPDAPENDHH, encoded by the coding sequence ATGACAATCACTATGCTTCTGGGACTACTTGAAAACATCTCTGTAATCGCAGTCATCGCCCTTATCATCGGCCAACTAGATTACTTTCGGAACATCATGTACGGGAAAAACAACTGGATGCGGATCGTGATCCTCTCTACGCTGTTTGGGTTCCTGTCAGTAATCGGAACGGAGAATGGGTTACGGGTCGATGACGCACTCGCCAATACGCGCATTGTCGGTGCCGTCGCGGGCGGGTTGATCGGAGGGCCTGTTGTCGGTTTTTTTGCCGGCCTTATCGGCGGTATTCATCGCTATTCGATAGGCGGATTTACCGCATTCGCCTGTGCCATCTCGACCGTAATGAACGGCTACTTCGCCGGGATCGTAAGTACGAAAATGAATATGCTGAGTCTAAAATGGCAGCATATCGTACTGATTGGCATTACTGCCGAGCTCATTCAAAAAGTTTTGGTGCTTCTCATGGCCAAACCTTTTTCTGCGGCACTCGAACTGGAAGTGAAAATTGCGATCCCGACCACAATTATGACCATTGCGGGACTGCTGCTCTTCACGCGCGTTTTCCAAAATCTCAAAATGATGCAAGACCAGTCCGGCGCATTGGGGGCAAACCTGGCCTTGTCGATTGCAAGCCAAACATTGCCTCATCTGCGGACGGGGCTAAATGAACATTCTGCGAAAAAAACCGCTGAAATCATCCGTGAAATAGCCAGGGTGGATGCAGTCGCCATTACAGACCGCGAAAAGCTGCTCAGCGCAAAAGGCCATGAACTGGAGAATCATTTGCAGAAAGAGACGCTGTGCACACAAGTAGCGGAGGCTGTTTTGACCCACACTACAGGGGTATGGTGCGACAAAGATTTTGCTCTTCCGCGTCCGCCTCGCCTAAAATCGATCAGCGCCGCACCTTTGTATCATCAAAACCAGAAAATCGGGACGTTGCAATTCTACTATAAAACCTCTTCCTCTAAGACGTCCCAGACCAATGAGAAGTTAGTAGACGGCCTGGCCAAGCTGCTGTCAGTCCAAATTGAACTGGCGGAGATCGAGCATCAAGCGAAGCTGCGGAAGCAGGCTGAAGTGAGCGCCCTGCAAGCACAAATCCACCCGCATTTTCTGTTCAACACCTTGGGGACAATTATGTCCTATTGTCGTACTGACCCTGATCAGGCGAGAAACTTGATCGGTCATTTAAGTGACATCTTCAGGCGCAATTTGAAAAGCAAGGGAAATCATCACAGCTTGCAGGAAGAACTGGACGGAATCAAGTCGTATTTGGAAATCGAGAAGGTCAGATTTAGCAACCGATTAAAGGTGAACATGGAGATCGACGAATCTCTGCGGGAGCGCAAATTGCCTGTCCTGACTTTGCAGCCGATCGTGGAAAATGCCATTCACCATGGACTTTCCCCAAAAGTTAGCGACTGTCTGCTCACAATTCGAGTAGAACCGTACAACCAAGAAGTGAAAATCAGCATTGAAGACAATGGAGTTGGAATCAGTGAAGAGCGTTTGGACGAAATCTGGAACAGCCAATCGAAAGGGATCGGCCTTGTCAATGTCCATTCACGGCTTCGATCCATTTATGGCAAAAAGTATGGCCTCACGATTCAAAGCAAGCCCGGTTTGGGAACAGTAGTATCCTTTGTCGCTCCGTTATCCGCATTTGAAAAGGAAGTGCATCCAGATGCTCCTGAAAACGATCATCATTGA
- a CDS encoding YdcF family protein, producing MKNRAIAAQRPCWRGIWIVLGIVMLLGLIWSGYNWYRIEQTIEKAKARHATVGIVLGAAVWGEGPSPGLRERLEQAATLYEGGYVSKLLVTGGLGEGKTITEAAVSRNYLVAKGIPKEDILLESKSTSTYENLLYGQQVLEEHHIQDALIISHDYHLARAMIMADSLGIVASPVGTTSHVLFGPYHKAREVLALTHWELSRLFSQVLGTVVLA from the coding sequence ATGAAAAATCGAGCGATAGCCGCACAGCGTCCTTGCTGGCGCGGGATATGGATAGTGTTGGGGATCGTCATGCTGCTCGGGCTGATATGGTCGGGCTACAACTGGTATCGCATCGAACAGACGATTGAGAAAGCCAAAGCCCGACATGCAACCGTCGGCATTGTCCTCGGTGCAGCGGTCTGGGGTGAGGGACCTAGTCCTGGTCTGCGCGAACGTCTGGAGCAGGCGGCGACCCTGTATGAAGGAGGGTATGTATCGAAGCTGCTGGTCACAGGCGGCCTTGGTGAAGGCAAAACGATCACGGAAGCTGCTGTAAGCAGAAATTACTTGGTGGCCAAAGGAATTCCCAAAGAGGACATTTTGCTAGAAAGCAAGTCTACCAGCACATACGAAAACCTGCTGTACGGCCAGCAGGTCTTGGAGGAACATCATATTCAAGATGCCCTGATCATCAGCCACGACTATCATTTGGCCCGTGCAATGATCATGGCTGATTCACTGGGAATTGTCGCCTCTCCTGTAGGGACGACGTCACACGTCCTGTTTGGACCGTATCATAAGGCGAGAGAAGTACTCGCCCTCACGCATTGGGAGCTCTCTCGCCTCTTTTCACAAGTGCTAGGAACGGTGGTTCTCGCGTAA
- a CDS encoding LytTR family DNA-binding domain-containing protein — translation MLLKTIIIDDEPAICSELEYLLKKYIDIQVDAIYTNPLEALPHIINSEPDLLMLDIQMPGMNGLEFAKTLSQMSNPPLIVFSTAYHEHALEAFSTLAVGYLTKPIMESKLDDVIKKVRTLRNRSTMNARTSTVPPMEEHVCIRKTNKIIPIPVGQIYFAFVREKDLYVATKESIDKCDLSLNELEEILNRSRSFFRSHRNYILNVKHIKEIIPWFNNTYLIKMNDDSQTDIPVSRGKIKAFRGLMNL, via the coding sequence ATGCTCCTGAAAACGATCATCATTGATGACGAGCCAGCCATTTGTTCCGAATTGGAATATTTGCTGAAAAAGTATATTGATATCCAGGTGGACGCAATCTATACCAATCCGCTTGAAGCATTGCCTCATATTATTAATTCCGAGCCTGATTTGCTTATGCTTGATATTCAGATGCCCGGGATGAATGGGCTTGAATTTGCCAAAACATTGAGTCAGATGTCCAATCCCCCATTGATCGTTTTTTCGACTGCCTATCATGAACACGCTCTGGAGGCTTTTTCCACGCTGGCTGTGGGCTATTTGACCAAACCGATCATGGAATCGAAATTGGACGATGTGATCAAAAAAGTAAGGACACTGAGGAACCGATCGACCATGAATGCCCGCACCTCAACAGTTCCCCCGATGGAAGAGCATGTCTGCATCCGGAAGACCAATAAGATCATCCCGATCCCTGTAGGGCAGATTTACTTTGCGTTTGTGCGGGAGAAAGATTTATATGTTGCGACAAAAGAGAGTATCGACAAGTGCGACTTGTCCTTAAATGAGCTGGAGGAGATTTTGAACCGGTCCCGCTCTTTCTTTAGAAGTCATCGAAACTATATTTTGAACGTGAAGCATATTAAAGAAATCATTCCGTGGTTTAATAATACGTATTTGATTAAGATGAACGATGACAGCCAGACGGATATTCCTGTTAGCAGGGGGAAGATAAAAGCGTTTCGCGGTTTGATGAATCTGTAA
- the dnaI gene encoding primosomal protein DnaI, with translation MESISEFMQELAKRTPRQLLTPDQQLDKMFRSSAYLKAFQQEHPALTRDDYLRSLSNIYTAVKEQYWCERCPGLGECPNLVKGHSTQLELAHQHIISSMTPCSKQLSHEEEIRRRRLMRSYYVSEETLNASFEGLVIDSGNLATVDAAIQFCEKVGTGERVKGLYLHGPFGVGKSYIMGAIGRELSERNVASLLVYVPDFIREMKDSISDQSYAGKLELLKEVPVLILDDIGAENLTPWVRDEILGVILNQRANNHLPTLFTSNYALNELQEHLSISNGNRIEQTKAARIMERIRHFVDVYEILRENHRS, from the coding sequence GTGGAATCTATCAGTGAGTTCATGCAAGAGCTCGCCAAACGAACGCCGCGTCAGTTGCTGACACCAGATCAGCAGTTAGATAAAATGTTCCGTTCGTCAGCATATTTAAAAGCATTTCAACAAGAGCATCCCGCATTGACTCGAGACGATTACCTTCGCTCGCTCTCCAACATCTATACGGCAGTCAAGGAGCAGTATTGGTGTGAGCGTTGTCCGGGTCTTGGCGAATGCCCGAATTTGGTCAAGGGGCATAGCACTCAATTGGAGCTGGCTCACCAACATATTATCAGCTCGATGACGCCCTGTTCCAAGCAGCTGTCGCACGAGGAAGAGATTCGCCGCCGCCGACTGATGCGCAGCTACTACGTTTCCGAAGAGACCTTGAACGCGAGCTTTGAGGGCTTGGTCATTGACTCCGGGAATTTGGCTACGGTAGATGCCGCGATTCAGTTCTGTGAAAAAGTCGGAACAGGCGAGCGGGTAAAAGGACTTTATCTGCACGGTCCGTTTGGTGTCGGAAAAAGCTACATCATGGGAGCAATCGGTCGTGAGCTCTCGGAGCGCAACGTTGCTTCCTTGCTGGTTTATGTGCCTGACTTTATCCGGGAGATGAAGGATTCTATCTCGGATCAATCGTACGCAGGGAAGCTGGAGCTACTGAAAGAAGTGCCTGTACTGATCCTCGATGATATCGGTGCGGAGAACTTGACGCCATGGGTTCGGGACGAGATTTTGGGAGTTATATTGAATCAGCGGGCAAACAACCATTTGCCTACGCTGTTTACTTCAAACTACGCGCTGAATGAACTGCAAGAGCATTTGTCTATCTCCAATGGGAATAGGATCGAACAAACAAAAGCGGCTCGCATCATGGAGCGAATCCGCCATTTTGTCGATGTGTATGAAATTTTACGCGAGAACCACCGTTCCTAG
- a CDS encoding replication initiation and membrane attachment family protein, which yields MRRLVWNELLPKDRYLVRMARPIGFAEMGFVTQLYLPIIGVESYALYQLLVHGVQEVSGASSEGTHRSLMLTTSLSLDRLLDARERLEAIGLVEVRRRENQQRDYYYEYLIKPPLSPAEFFADYVLSLMLLNKIENVRYSQLRQHYADTLGSQLDLEYSIVENVTKDFHDVFQSLKQSELEVKKGSERDQFLTEMDTSFPQAPMKSGYEAQVNHSLSVSSLRLYLPDNADSVKVLEGKSMELLFSLCHFYQLDSWGMGQELRDWTLYKADRSLDGEVLRKRLVQRYTEDKLYRTAPATDMTEDGFGPGRLPEPGSEAFIRACRQLSPVTLLEKVVGGRISKVFLERAETLVFADGMQPEVVNALLLHTLASMQMELPKAYMETIRDSWKAKRIATVDEAVKQILERADQRAQTAEKAKTGKKESAPVRRNGRAILQDKLPASVEWQLSQEKTATDAEKKQSIQDFPDLQKRLETLRKRK from the coding sequence ATGCGTCGTTTAGTTTGGAACGAGTTGTTGCCGAAGGATCGTTATCTGGTGCGAATGGCAAGACCGATTGGCTTTGCCGAAATGGGCTTTGTTACGCAGCTATACTTGCCGATCATCGGTGTCGAATCGTACGCTCTCTACCAACTGCTCGTCCATGGCGTGCAGGAGGTGAGCGGAGCCTCCTCGGAGGGGACCCATCGCAGTTTGATGCTGACGACTTCGCTTTCTCTGGATCGGCTATTGGATGCGCGTGAACGTCTGGAGGCAATCGGGCTAGTCGAGGTGCGCCGCAGGGAAAATCAGCAGCGTGACTATTATTACGAGTACTTGATCAAACCTCCGCTTAGTCCGGCTGAGTTTTTTGCAGACTATGTACTGTCGTTGATGTTGTTAAACAAAATCGAAAATGTTCGCTATTCGCAACTGCGCCAGCATTATGCAGATACGCTTGGCAGTCAGTTGGATCTAGAATACTCCATTGTGGAAAACGTCACGAAAGACTTCCATGATGTGTTCCAGTCGTTGAAACAATCGGAGCTGGAAGTGAAAAAAGGGTCGGAGCGAGACCAGTTTTTAACCGAGATGGACACCAGCTTCCCGCAAGCACCGATGAAATCTGGCTACGAGGCACAGGTCAACCATTCGCTGAGTGTATCGTCCTTGCGTCTGTACTTGCCGGATAATGCCGACTCGGTCAAAGTTTTGGAAGGCAAGAGCATGGAGCTGTTGTTCTCGCTGTGCCATTTCTATCAGCTGGACAGCTGGGGGATGGGGCAGGAGCTGCGTGATTGGACGCTGTACAAAGCGGATCGGAGCTTGGACGGAGAAGTTTTGCGCAAGCGTTTGGTACAACGCTACACGGAAGACAAGTTATACCGAACGGCGCCTGCAACTGACATGACAGAGGATGGCTTTGGACCTGGTCGCTTGCCTGAGCCTGGCAGTGAAGCCTTTATCCGTGCTTGTCGCCAGTTATCTCCGGTGACCCTGTTGGAAAAGGTCGTTGGTGGCAGAATCAGTAAGGTGTTTTTGGAACGTGCTGAAACACTTGTATTTGCGGATGGGATGCAGCCGGAAGTCGTCAATGCGCTGCTGCTCCATACGTTAGCCAGCATGCAAATGGAGCTGCCAAAAGCGTACATGGAGACGATTCGTGACAGCTGGAAAGCCAAGCGGATCGCGACAGTTGACGAGGCAGTCAAGCAGATCCTCGAGCGTGCGGATCAACGGGCACAAACAGCCGAGAAGGCAAAAACGGGCAAGAAGGAATCTGCCCCTGTCAGACGCAACGGTAGAGCTATCTTGCAGGACAAGCTGCCGGCATCTGTTGAGTGGCAGCTGTCGCAGGAGAAAACCGCAACGGACGCTGAAAAGAAACAGTCCATTCAGGATTTTCCAGACTTGCAGAAAAGACTGGAAACCTTGCGAAAACGGAAATAA
- a CDS encoding acyltransferase translates to MSKRIKELDSIRGLAAITVVIGHFFLMLPSLPNSIKFSPLRFLWAGGEAVIIFYVLSGFVLSMAIYHSKTNYWGYLIKRFVRIYIPYYVWMFITFALFILFSPYEVTGLRDWYYDKWQGPITELDIINHLVLLNNFFSDNYNPVIWSLAQEIRISIVFPLLFLLFYKQSWKKTILFAMSFSLISIFLNILHIGKAEGFYNGYADTLHFTSMFMVGMLLFKHQEELIRLYRNMKKLKRRLLITLGIILYLYSTGILVISRSDTMFLLKDWGVVIGVSILIIMAMSNLKVKAILNKSVFVYLGEISYSIYLCHFPIMMVLFKLLYAKIPISLLFLLCVTTAILFSIVSYHFIEKKCIKWAKQRTIKFQKKV, encoded by the coding sequence ATGAGTAAGAGAATAAAAGAATTAGATTCAATACGAGGATTGGCGGCTATTACAGTGGTGATAGGACATTTTTTTTTAATGCTACCATCGTTGCCTAATTCCATCAAATTTTCACCTCTTAGATTTTTATGGGCTGGTGGAGAAGCTGTAATCATTTTTTATGTACTCAGTGGTTTTGTCTTATCAATGGCAATTTATCATTCAAAAACAAATTATTGGGGATATTTAATTAAGCGATTTGTAAGAATTTATATCCCTTATTATGTCTGGATGTTCATCACCTTTGCTTTATTTATTTTGTTTTCGCCATATGAAGTTACGGGACTACGAGATTGGTACTATGATAAGTGGCAAGGTCCTATAACAGAATTAGATATTATCAATCACCTAGTGCTTCTCAATAACTTTTTTTCAGATAATTACAATCCGGTTATCTGGTCATTGGCTCAAGAAATTCGTATATCTATCGTGTTTCCCTTGTTATTCCTTCTTTTTTATAAACAGAGTTGGAAGAAAACGATACTGTTTGCCATGAGCTTTTCTTTAATTAGTATTTTCCTTAATATATTGCACATTGGAAAAGCTGAGGGATTTTATAATGGTTATGCTGATACACTGCATTTCACATCTATGTTTATGGTCGGAATGTTACTTTTTAAGCATCAGGAAGAACTTATCCGATTATATAGAAATATGAAAAAATTAAAAAGAAGACTTCTTATCACATTAGGAATCATTCTATATTTATACTCTACTGGAATTTTGGTGATTTCTCGTAGTGATACGATGTTTCTATTAAAAGATTGGGGCGTTGTAATTGGTGTTAGTATACTTATTATAATGGCTATGAGTAACCTAAAAGTAAAAGCAATTTTAAATAAGAGTGTATTTGTATACTTAGGAGAAATTTCATATAGTATCTATTTATGTCATTTTCCAATCATGATGGTACTATTTAAACTTTTGTATGCAAAAATTCCAATCTCTTTGCTGTTCCTCTTATGTGTTACAACGGCAATATTGTTTTCTATCGTATCGTATCATTTTATTGAAAAGAAATGTATAAAATGGGCAAAGCAAAGGACAATAAAATTCCAAAAAAAGGTGTAA